ACCACTGTAACAGGTAAGCTTGTTTACATATCTATTATGATGGCAGAAGGAGAAGCGCGAGGAAATAAATTCCAGGTCCGTTGCGGGCTGGAATTTATTAAACAATCAATCTATAAGACATTAAAAGACGACGGCTTTAGGGGGCTTTGGCGTTTAATGACAAAAGGCGTTCCAATTGCAGTAAGAGTCCAAAGCAAGCGGCCGGCAATTGGGATGTTGAGGCTGAAAAATCTCTGGGCGCCAATTTCCGACCCAGATGAAAAAATGAAGGGGCTCATTAAACGTCTATCGGAGGATGAGGGGATTTCTATTGAGGAGTTAGAAAAAAACGGGTATATCATGAAGGATGTTTATAAGGGGGCAGTTCGAATTCGAGAAGAAGAAGAAGAAATCAAGTTCGTTAATAAATTAGGCTGGCTTCACAAATCAATTTTTAATATATTTGGCTATAAAACAAGTCGGTTTCGCAAGTATGAGGCATTAGATGATTTATTTGATAATAAAATTGGAAAAAGAGGTGCTGTGTTTTTGGTGGGGTATTCTACCTTGGGCGTTGTCGTTTTTAATATTGCACTCCCGACTATTTTTCAGAATTTATTGGGACGGATCGTAAAACTTTTAAAGAAGGATAAGGTTCGGGCTTAAAAAAAAGAGAACATTGATAGTATGGCATATATTACGACACATGTTAGACCCCTGAAAAAACCTTCGGTTGTGCTGGTAACTTCGTCCGGTTATCCAACTTCTATTGCTAATTTTATGCCAGATAATGGCCTGGCAACTTTGGCGGCAATCCTTAATCGAGCCGGGATAAGGGTTAAGATTATGGATTTTAATACGGTCGATCAAATGAGGAAATATGTCCCCCCCATATTACAAGGAAAAATTGAAGATGCTTATAAGACTATATTAGAAGTTATGCAAGAAAAAAAACCATCGCCTAAACAAAAGGCAAGATTAATGATGGCGGGGATGAAGTTGAGGGGCATAGAGAAAATCTTAAATATTGTTCGTTGGCAGGAAGAGAAAAATATAGCGGAAAAAATCACCAGCGTAGTTAGGGCGGAAGAAGCGACTCTTGTCGGCTTTAAAACATTCCATGGGCCAGGATTTTCTGGCCCAGTTCATATCGCAAAAGAGCTGAGGGGGCGTTTTCCTGATTTATTGATTGCGGCGGGGGGGCCGCAAGTAAACACTTATCGGGAACATATCCCAGGATTGAGTTTAGATGACGGAGTGTTTGATGTATTGTGCATCAAAGATGGCGAGCCCGCTATCGTGCCTTTAGCCGAAGCTTCGGTTGGAAGATCTTTATTGGAAGTTCCCAATGCGTTCGTTCGTGATCGTGGAACAAATGGGTTTAATTATACCCAAGATGCCTTTGTCGGGAAAATGAGCGATATTCCTTTCCCAACTTATGATCCAGGGATTTATTTAGAAATGGAGGGGGATGGGAAAATACGTGTTGTTGTGATTGAAGATGGGAGGGGATGTGGTCAAGGATGTAGATTTTGTATCCATGGTTTTGCTGCGGGAAGGCAACGCAGGGAAAAAAGCCCGGCAAGAGTGGCCGATGAATTTCAAAACAATATTAATGAATATGGGATCAATACGGCAAGATTTGGCGGGTCAACCTCTCCAGGGAAATATTTAAGGGAATTTGCTGAAGAGGTTATCCGAAGAACAATGAAGATTAACTGGTCTTCTTTTGCCCGCCTAGATATTGATCCGACTATTTTGCCAACATTAAGAGAAAGCGGGTTGATTGCTTTATTCTTTGGGATCGAATCTGCGAATCAAATAGAGTTGGATGCTATGAATAAAAACATTGCAATTGGTAAAGCGGAGGAAATAGTAAGTGCTTGTCGAGGGGAAGGTATTTTTTCAGTTGGTTCTTTTATTTATCCCGCCCCTTTTTCAACAGCTTCAACAATTGAGATGAATATGGCTTTTATTAGAAAAACAGGAATGCAATCTGCGCTGTGTAACCCCGTGGGGGTTTTTAGAGGGACAGATTATGCAGAGAATCCGGAAGAAAATGGAATACGTATGAGATATCCCTCTGGGATTAAGAACTTTCTTGCCTCAATTGGATTGATCGGGCCCGCCTATTATGAACATCCAGATTTGATACAATATTTGGCAAAGTATGAAATTCGCCGTTTGGTCCCACCTAAGAATTGGGATGCTTTGCCTTGGCAAGTGTATTATAATAACCAATGGAGAGGATTTAAAGATTACATAGCAGAGACACAAACTCTTTTCCAGCGATTACGACAGGAAGGGATTCCTATGTTAACGGACGAAGAAGCCTTAATGGCGAGAAAGGGCGGGTATTCTTTTGCGGAATTTGCGATGTTAAGCCGTAAAAATATTCTTAACGGAAATGCTGAGGCGACACAAGATATGGTAGTAAGAATTAACAAAGGATGAATGTCATTGTTTTGTACTAGGCGGTCCAACATTGTTATGATTATGTTATAAACTTATGAGGGCAAAAGTTCTGAATATATTTATTGTTTTGTTCGCCCTCACGGCTACTAGTTCGTTTGTCCTAAGTGGAAGAATGGAACTTATCCCCCCCCTATATGTTGTTCCAACTAATTTTATCTTAGGAGTATTCGTTTTATTAAAAAACATTGAAAGTAGAATTAATCGCTTATTTTCCGCGATTGCAATAAGCTTGGGCTTGTGGACTGCCGCGGTTTTTTTTGCCGCAAGTAGCAGCAGCCCGGAATTATCTCTTTTATGGTTAAAAGCCTCACATTTATTAGGAGCTTATTTAACGGTCTTCTTCCTCCTTTTTGCCTGGATTTATCCAAAAGAAAAAAATGAAAACCCTTTATTTCATGTGGGGTTATTGTTTTTGCCGGCATTGTTCTTTACAATAACAATTCCTCTCGACCAACTTATAAAAACCGTGATTATCCTCCCAAGCGGCGCGAAAGAAGTCCTGCAGGGCCCCTTATACCCCTTGTATTCAATCTACTTCTTATTTTATTTTGGGGCTGCATTTTTAATATTATTGAAAAAACATTTTAGATCAAAAGGTAGAGAGAAAATAGGTATCGCATATATCTTCCTTGGTTTTTTCTCAACTGCCTTGTTTGCAATAGCCTTTGATGTCGTGCTACCAGTGTTAGGGGTTGATAAATTTTGGGCATTCGGACCTTATTCCACCGTATTTTTAATTGGGTTTATGGCATATGCTATAGTTAAAAATCGCCTGATGGACATTTCGGTGGCGATCAGCCGCTTTGTCGCGGAAATCCTGGCGATCATTTTTCACGGGATCATTTACCTCGCCCTGGTCTGGCTTTATCGGGCCTATCTTTCTTCAAATATTGATCTTCTTTTTATTGTTTGGACGGTGGTCTACGGAATAATTGTCGGTCAAACGCATCAGGGCATCAGGACTTTCTTTCAGACCACTTCCGAAAAATTATTCCTGCGCGGCAAATATGATTATTATAAAGCGCTTTCTGACGCCAGCGCGCGCGTCGGGGAAAAGCTGTCTTTGGCTAAGATCCTGAAAGTGCTTTATGACACGTTCCATGAGGTGGTGGAGATCTCCAATCCCCGCATTTTTCTGCCGGAATATTTTACCGAAGCGGATAAAACGTCGGCTTATTACGTGGTCTACGACAAGGAATCCTTCGCCCCCCAACCGGACGGCCAAAAAGTCGAATTAAATGATCCGTTGGTCAAAGCACTGATTGCTGGGCGAAAACTGCTTCATGACAAAAAAGATCTGGGCGCCGACCTGGTTATCCCCTGTCTGCTTGAGGACCGCCTGATCGCCTTCTTCGCGCTCGGGCCAAAACTTTCTGAAGAAGCCTATACCAACGAAGATATCAGGCTATTGAAGATCTTGGCCAACCAGGTGGCGATGGCCTTGGATCACACCCGTTCTTACGAAAAGATCAGGACCGAGCTGGAGGAGACGGAGAAGCAGTTGAACCGTTCCCAGCGCCTGGCGGCGATCGGGACCCTGACCGCCGGCGTGACGCATGAGATCAGGAACCCGCTGACGGTCATCCGCTCCGAGACGGAACGCCTGACCAATCAGCCGCGCGACCTTGATTACCTGAAGCAATACCAGGCGCTTCTCCTGAAACATATCGACCGGATCGCCGGGATAGTGGACCGGATGCTCGGCCTGGCCAAAGAAAAACAACACTGTGAAACCGAGGTCTTCCTCAATGAAATAATCGAAACGACCCTGCAATGCTTTGCCTTTGGCCGGCTCAAGGTAGTCCGCGATCTTCGGCCCGTTCCGCCGATCAAGGGCGACCCGGACGAGATACAAGAAGTCTTTGTTAACCTGATCCAGAACGCCCTCGAGGCGATGCAAGAAGACGGCACCTTAACCCTGAAGACATATCGGGATGACGGCCATGTAGCGGTGGAGGTATCAGATACGGGTAAAGGTATTCCGGCCGAGATCAGGGAAAAGATCTTTGATCCGTTCTTTTCCACGCGGCATGACGGGGTAGGGTTAGGGTTATCGATCGTTTACCGGATCGTGCGCGAACATGGCGGCGACATCAAGGTCGAGAGCGAGATCGGGCAGGGGACGACGCTTAAACTGATCTTCTGACTTACGGCTTAGCTTTCCACTCGTCCCGTTTCTGAATATGCTTCTCGAAAGTGTCGAGGACCATCTTCCCTTCTTTCCCCTCGAAATAACTGTCGATCGTGCCGACCAGCTCATCGGTCTTGAACGGCTTCTTGATATAGTTGACGACAAAACCGGAGGTGGCGCGGTCCCATTTATCTTCATCTTCCCAGGCGGTCAGCATGGCAATGCCGATATCCTCGCCGTAGTCCTTGCGGACCCGTTCGAGGAGCTGGAGCCCGTCCATTTCCGGCATCTTGATATCGAGCAGGATGAGGCGGATCCGGTTGCCGCCAAGGCCGAAGAAGACCTTGTTCTTGCCCAGCTGTTCCAGGGCATCCTTGGCCGTGTAGGCGGTGATCACTTCGTAGCGGCTGGTATCTTTAATGACATTAGCGATAGAATTAGCGACATCGACCTCATCGTCAACCACCATGACAACCGGTTTAGACATATACTGGGCACCTCCAGGTGCTTATTTTCGCATGAAACTTTAGTGAAAGCAACCCTCCTCACCCCCTCCCCTCATTCTCATTCGGGGTTTCCCCCTCTCCATCTTCGATGGAGAGGGGGACGGAAGGGGGTGAGGAGGGTGCTAAGAACACGAAGCGTGTTATAATTACTTCGATGTTACGAGCGGTCATAAAAATATTCAGCGGCCTTATCCTGTTTTTGGCCTTTCTTACGTTGCTTTCGTTCAATTTTAAGCCGGATATCCAGGAACTTCTCCCCAAACAGAAGCGGATCTCGGGGCGGGGGATCTATGTCACCGCTTACGTGGCCCAACTGCCGGTCCGCTTC
This window of the Candidatus Margulisiibacteriota bacterium genome carries:
- a CDS encoding radical SAM protein, whose translation is MAYITTHVRPLKKPSVVLVTSSGYPTSIANFMPDNGLATLAAILNRAGIRVKIMDFNTVDQMRKYVPPILQGKIEDAYKTILEVMQEKKPSPKQKARLMMAGMKLRGIEKILNIVRWQEEKNIAEKITSVVRAEEATLVGFKTFHGPGFSGPVHIAKELRGRFPDLLIAAGGPQVNTYREHIPGLSLDDGVFDVLCIKDGEPAIVPLAEASVGRSLLEVPNAFVRDRGTNGFNYTQDAFVGKMSDIPFPTYDPGIYLEMEGDGKIRVVVIEDGRGCGQGCRFCIHGFAAGRQRREKSPARVADEFQNNINEYGINTARFGGSTSPGKYLREFAEEVIRRTMKINWSSFARLDIDPTILPTLRESGLIALFFGIESANQIELDAMNKNIAIGKAEEIVSACRGEGIFSVGSFIYPAPFSTASTIEMNMAFIRKTGMQSALCNPVGVFRGTDYAENPEENGIRMRYPSGIKNFLASIGLIGPAYYEHPDLIQYLAKYEIRRLVPPKNWDALPWQVYYNNQWRGFKDYIAETQTLFQRLRQEGIPMLTDEEALMARKGGYSFAEFAMLSRKNILNGNAEATQDMVVRINKG
- a CDS encoding ATP-binding protein produces the protein MELIPPLYVVPTNFILGVFVLLKNIESRINRLFSAIAISLGLWTAAVFFAASSSSPELSLLWLKASHLLGAYLTVFFLLFAWIYPKEKNENPLFHVGLLFLPALFFTITIPLDQLIKTVIILPSGAKEVLQGPLYPLYSIYFLFYFGAAFLILLKKHFRSKGREKIGIAYIFLGFFSTALFAIAFDVVLPVLGVDKFWAFGPYSTVFLIGFMAYAIVKNRLMDISVAISRFVAEILAIIFHGIIYLALVWLYRAYLSSNIDLLFIVWTVVYGIIVGQTHQGIRTFFQTTSEKLFLRGKYDYYKALSDASARVGEKLSLAKILKVLYDTFHEVVEISNPRIFLPEYFTEADKTSAYYVVYDKESFAPQPDGQKVELNDPLVKALIAGRKLLHDKKDLGADLVIPCLLEDRLIAFFALGPKLSEEAYTNEDIRLLKILANQVAMALDHTRSYEKIRTELEETEKQLNRSQRLAAIGTLTAGVTHEIRNPLTVIRSETERLTNQPRDLDYLKQYQALLLKHIDRIAGIVDRMLGLAKEKQHCETEVFLNEIIETTLQCFAFGRLKVVRDLRPVPPIKGDPDEIQEVFVNLIQNALEAMQEDGTLTLKTYRDDGHVAVEVSDTGKGIPAEIREKIFDPFFSTRHDGVGLGLSIVYRIVREHGGDIKVESEIGQGTTLKLIF
- a CDS encoding response regulator, which produces MSKPVVMVVDDEVDVANSIANVIKDTSRYEVITAYTAKDALEQLGKNKVFFGLGGNRIRLILLDIKMPEMDGLQLLERVRKDYGEDIGIAMLTAWEDEDKWDRATSGFVVNYIKKPFKTDELVGTIDSYFEGKEGKMVLDTFEKHIQKRDEWKAKP